In the genome of Eschrichtius robustus isolate mEscRob2 chromosome 12, mEscRob2.pri, whole genome shotgun sequence, one region contains:
- the IP6K2 gene encoding inositol hexakisphosphate kinase 2 isoform X1 has translation MSPAFRAMDAEPRAKGILLEPFVHQVGGHSCVLRFNETTLCKPLVPREHQFYETLPAEMHKFTPQYKGVVSVRFEEDEDRNLCLIAYPLKGDHGTMDSVDNSDCEPKSKLLRWTNKKHHVLETEKIPKDWVRQHRKEEKMKSHKLEEEFEWLKKSEVLYYSVEKKGNVSSQLKHYNPWSMKCHQQQLQRMKENAKHRNQYKFILLENLTSRYEVPCVLDLKMGTRQHGDDASEEKAANQIRKCQQSTSAVIGVRVCGMQVRGLQVYQAGSGQLMFMNKYHGRKLSVQGFKEALFQFFHNGRYLRRELLGPVLRKLTELKSVLERQESYRFYSSSLLVIYDGKERPEVALDSDAEDLEDLSEESADESAGAYAYKPIGTSSVDVRMIDFAHTTCRLYGEDSVVHEGQDAGYIFGLQSLIDIVTEISEESGE, from the exons ATGAGCCCAGCCTTCAGGGCCATGGACGCGGAGCCCCGCGCCAAGGGCATCCTGCTGGAGCCCTTTGTCCACCAGGTCGGGGGGCACTCGTGCGTGCTCCGCTTCAATGAGACGACCCTGTGCAAGCCCCTGGTCCCGAGGGAGCACCAGTTCTACGAGACCCTCCCTGCGGAGATGCACAAATTCACTCCCCAGTACAAAG GTGTGGTATCTGTGCGCTTTGAAGAAGATGAAGACAGGAACTTGTGTTTAATAGCATATCCATTAAAAGGGGACCACGGAACTATGGACAGTGTAGATAACTCAGACTGTGAACCAAAAAGTAAGCTGCTAAGGTGGACGAACAAAAAACATCATGTCCTAGAAACGGAAAAGATCCCTAAGGACTGGGTGCGGCAGCACCGGAAGGAGGAGAAGATGAAGAG CCATAAGTTAGAAGAAGAATTTGAGTGGCTGAAGAAATCTGAAGTCTTGTACTACAGTGTAGAGAAAAAGGGGAATGTCAGTTCCCAGCTTAAACACTACAACCCTTGGAGCATGAAGTGTCACCAGCAACAGTTACAGAGAATGAAGGAGAATGCAAAACATCGGAACCAGTACA AATTTATCTTACTGGAGAACCTGACTTCCCGTTATGAGGTGCCTTGTGTCCTGGACCTCAAGATGGGTACGCGCCAGCATGGTGACGATGCTTCAGAGGAGAAGGCAGCCAACCAGATCCGCAAATGCCAGCAGAGCACATCTGCAGTCATTGGTGTGCGCGTGTGTGGCATGCAGGTGAGAGGATTGCAG GTGTACCAGGCAGGCAGTGGGCAGCTCATGTTCATGAACAAGTACCACGGACGGAAGCTGTCCGTGCAGGGCTTCAAGGAGGCActtttccagtttttccacaaCGGGCGGTACCTGCGCCGGGAGCTCCTGGGCCCTGTGCTTAGGAAGCTGACTGAACTCAAGTCCGTGTTGGAGCGACAAGAATCCTACCGCTTCTACTCAAGCTCCCTGCTGGTCATTTATGATGGCAAGGAGCGGCCTGAAGTGGCCCTGGACTCAGATGCTGAGGACTTGGAGGACCTGTCAGAGGAGTCAGCCGACGAGTCGGCTGGTGCTTATGCCTACAAGCCCATCGGCACCAGTTCGGTGGACGTGCGCATGATCGATTTCGCACACACCACTTGCAGGCTGTATGGTGAGGACAGTGTGGTACACGAGGGCCAGGATGCTGGCTATATCTTTGGGCTCCAGAGCCTGATAGACATTGTCACAGAGATAAGTGAGGAAAGTGGGGAGTGA
- the IP6K2 gene encoding inositol hexakisphosphate kinase 2 isoform X2, whose product MSPAFRAMDAEPRAKGILLEPFVHQVGGHSCVLRFNETTLCKPLVPREHQFYETLPAEMHKFTPQYKGVVSVRFEEDEDRNLCLIAYPLKGDHGTMDSVDNSDCEPKSKLLRWTNKKHHVLETEKIPKDWVRQHRKEEKMKSHKLEEEFEWLKKSEVLYYSVEKKGNVSSQLKHYNPWSMKCHQQQLQRMKENAKHRNQYKFILLENLTSRYEVPCVLDLKMGTRQHGDDASEEKAANQIRKCQQSTSAVIGVRVCGMQVYQAGSGQLMFMNKYHGRKLSVQGFKEALFQFFHNGRYLRRELLGPVLRKLTELKSVLERQESYRFYSSSLLVIYDGKERPEVALDSDAEDLEDLSEESADESAGAYAYKPIGTSSVDVRMIDFAHTTCRLYGEDSVVHEGQDAGYIFGLQSLIDIVTEISEESGE is encoded by the exons ATGAGCCCAGCCTTCAGGGCCATGGACGCGGAGCCCCGCGCCAAGGGCATCCTGCTGGAGCCCTTTGTCCACCAGGTCGGGGGGCACTCGTGCGTGCTCCGCTTCAATGAGACGACCCTGTGCAAGCCCCTGGTCCCGAGGGAGCACCAGTTCTACGAGACCCTCCCTGCGGAGATGCACAAATTCACTCCCCAGTACAAAG GTGTGGTATCTGTGCGCTTTGAAGAAGATGAAGACAGGAACTTGTGTTTAATAGCATATCCATTAAAAGGGGACCACGGAACTATGGACAGTGTAGATAACTCAGACTGTGAACCAAAAAGTAAGCTGCTAAGGTGGACGAACAAAAAACATCATGTCCTAGAAACGGAAAAGATCCCTAAGGACTGGGTGCGGCAGCACCGGAAGGAGGAGAAGATGAAGAG CCATAAGTTAGAAGAAGAATTTGAGTGGCTGAAGAAATCTGAAGTCTTGTACTACAGTGTAGAGAAAAAGGGGAATGTCAGTTCCCAGCTTAAACACTACAACCCTTGGAGCATGAAGTGTCACCAGCAACAGTTACAGAGAATGAAGGAGAATGCAAAACATCGGAACCAGTACA AATTTATCTTACTGGAGAACCTGACTTCCCGTTATGAGGTGCCTTGTGTCCTGGACCTCAAGATGGGTACGCGCCAGCATGGTGACGATGCTTCAGAGGAGAAGGCAGCCAACCAGATCCGCAAATGCCAGCAGAGCACATCTGCAGTCATTGGTGTGCGCGTGTGTGGCATGCAG GTGTACCAGGCAGGCAGTGGGCAGCTCATGTTCATGAACAAGTACCACGGACGGAAGCTGTCCGTGCAGGGCTTCAAGGAGGCActtttccagtttttccacaaCGGGCGGTACCTGCGCCGGGAGCTCCTGGGCCCTGTGCTTAGGAAGCTGACTGAACTCAAGTCCGTGTTGGAGCGACAAGAATCCTACCGCTTCTACTCAAGCTCCCTGCTGGTCATTTATGATGGCAAGGAGCGGCCTGAAGTGGCCCTGGACTCAGATGCTGAGGACTTGGAGGACCTGTCAGAGGAGTCAGCCGACGAGTCGGCTGGTGCTTATGCCTACAAGCCCATCGGCACCAGTTCGGTGGACGTGCGCATGATCGATTTCGCACACACCACTTGCAGGCTGTATGGTGAGGACAGTGTGGTACACGAGGGCCAGGATGCTGGCTATATCTTTGGGCTCCAGAGCCTGATAGACATTGTCACAGAGATAAGTGAGGAAAGTGGGGAGTGA
- the IP6K2 gene encoding inositol hexakisphosphate kinase 2 isoform X3 — translation MQGVAAKEGPGSHPRSPHPSHSLCFLPPPSPLGPPPSTSHPQFSSPGVVSVRFEEDEDRNLCLIAYPLKGDHGTMDSVDNSDCEPKSKLLRWTNKKHHVLETEKIPKDWVRQHRKEEKMKSHKLEEEFEWLKKSEVLYYSVEKKGNVSSQLKHYNPWSMKCHQQQLQRMKENAKHRNQYKFILLENLTSRYEVPCVLDLKMGTRQHGDDASEEKAANQIRKCQQSTSAVIGVRVCGMQVRGLQVYQAGSGQLMFMNKYHGRKLSVQGFKEALFQFFHNGRYLRRELLGPVLRKLTELKSVLERQESYRFYSSSLLVIYDGKERPEVALDSDAEDLEDLSEESADESAGAYAYKPIGTSSVDVRMIDFAHTTCRLYGEDSVVHEGQDAGYIFGLQSLIDIVTEISEESGE, via the exons ATGCAAGGCGTCGCGGCCAAGGAAGGCCCAGGCAGCCATCCCCGGAGCCCTCACCCCTCCCACTCACTCtgttttctccctcctccttctcctcttggcCCTCCGCCCAGCACCTCACACCCTCAGTTTTCAAGTCCCG GTGTGGTATCTGTGCGCTTTGAAGAAGATGAAGACAGGAACTTGTGTTTAATAGCATATCCATTAAAAGGGGACCACGGAACTATGGACAGTGTAGATAACTCAGACTGTGAACCAAAAAGTAAGCTGCTAAGGTGGACGAACAAAAAACATCATGTCCTAGAAACGGAAAAGATCCCTAAGGACTGGGTGCGGCAGCACCGGAAGGAGGAGAAGATGAAGAG CCATAAGTTAGAAGAAGAATTTGAGTGGCTGAAGAAATCTGAAGTCTTGTACTACAGTGTAGAGAAAAAGGGGAATGTCAGTTCCCAGCTTAAACACTACAACCCTTGGAGCATGAAGTGTCACCAGCAACAGTTACAGAGAATGAAGGAGAATGCAAAACATCGGAACCAGTACA AATTTATCTTACTGGAGAACCTGACTTCCCGTTATGAGGTGCCTTGTGTCCTGGACCTCAAGATGGGTACGCGCCAGCATGGTGACGATGCTTCAGAGGAGAAGGCAGCCAACCAGATCCGCAAATGCCAGCAGAGCACATCTGCAGTCATTGGTGTGCGCGTGTGTGGCATGCAGGTGAGAGGATTGCAG GTGTACCAGGCAGGCAGTGGGCAGCTCATGTTCATGAACAAGTACCACGGACGGAAGCTGTCCGTGCAGGGCTTCAAGGAGGCActtttccagtttttccacaaCGGGCGGTACCTGCGCCGGGAGCTCCTGGGCCCTGTGCTTAGGAAGCTGACTGAACTCAAGTCCGTGTTGGAGCGACAAGAATCCTACCGCTTCTACTCAAGCTCCCTGCTGGTCATTTATGATGGCAAGGAGCGGCCTGAAGTGGCCCTGGACTCAGATGCTGAGGACTTGGAGGACCTGTCAGAGGAGTCAGCCGACGAGTCGGCTGGTGCTTATGCCTACAAGCCCATCGGCACCAGTTCGGTGGACGTGCGCATGATCGATTTCGCACACACCACTTGCAGGCTGTATGGTGAGGACAGTGTGGTACACGAGGGCCAGGATGCTGGCTATATCTTTGGGCTCCAGAGCCTGATAGACATTGTCACAGAGATAAGTGAGGAAAGTGGGGAGTGA
- the IP6K2 gene encoding inositol hexakisphosphate kinase 2 isoform X5, which yields MVSSFLDVLIFVRFADEFGASGNIETKEQGVVSVRFEEDEDRNLCLIAYPLKGDHGTMDSVDNSDCEPKSKLLRWTNKKHHVLETEKIPKDWVRQHRKEEKMKSHKLEEEFEWLKKSEVLYYSVEKKGNVSSQLKHYNPWSMKCHQQQLQRMKENAKHRNQYKFILLENLTSRYEVPCVLDLKMGTRQHGDDASEEKAANQIRKCQQSTSAVIGVRVCGMQVYQAGSGQLMFMNKYHGRKLSVQGFKEALFQFFHNGRYLRRELLGPVLRKLTELKSVLERQESYRFYSSSLLVIYDGKERPEVALDSDAEDLEDLSEESADESAGAYAYKPIGTSSVDVRMIDFAHTTCRLYGEDSVVHEGQDAGYIFGLQSLIDIVTEISEESGE from the exons ATGGTGTCATcttttctagatgttttgataTTTGTTAGGTTTGCAGATGAGTTTGGGGCCTCTGGCAACATAGAGACTAAGGAACagg GTGTGGTATCTGTGCGCTTTGAAGAAGATGAAGACAGGAACTTGTGTTTAATAGCATATCCATTAAAAGGGGACCACGGAACTATGGACAGTGTAGATAACTCAGACTGTGAACCAAAAAGTAAGCTGCTAAGGTGGACGAACAAAAAACATCATGTCCTAGAAACGGAAAAGATCCCTAAGGACTGGGTGCGGCAGCACCGGAAGGAGGAGAAGATGAAGAG CCATAAGTTAGAAGAAGAATTTGAGTGGCTGAAGAAATCTGAAGTCTTGTACTACAGTGTAGAGAAAAAGGGGAATGTCAGTTCCCAGCTTAAACACTACAACCCTTGGAGCATGAAGTGTCACCAGCAACAGTTACAGAGAATGAAGGAGAATGCAAAACATCGGAACCAGTACA AATTTATCTTACTGGAGAACCTGACTTCCCGTTATGAGGTGCCTTGTGTCCTGGACCTCAAGATGGGTACGCGCCAGCATGGTGACGATGCTTCAGAGGAGAAGGCAGCCAACCAGATCCGCAAATGCCAGCAGAGCACATCTGCAGTCATTGGTGTGCGCGTGTGTGGCATGCAG GTGTACCAGGCAGGCAGTGGGCAGCTCATGTTCATGAACAAGTACCACGGACGGAAGCTGTCCGTGCAGGGCTTCAAGGAGGCActtttccagtttttccacaaCGGGCGGTACCTGCGCCGGGAGCTCCTGGGCCCTGTGCTTAGGAAGCTGACTGAACTCAAGTCCGTGTTGGAGCGACAAGAATCCTACCGCTTCTACTCAAGCTCCCTGCTGGTCATTTATGATGGCAAGGAGCGGCCTGAAGTGGCCCTGGACTCAGATGCTGAGGACTTGGAGGACCTGTCAGAGGAGTCAGCCGACGAGTCGGCTGGTGCTTATGCCTACAAGCCCATCGGCACCAGTTCGGTGGACGTGCGCATGATCGATTTCGCACACACCACTTGCAGGCTGTATGGTGAGGACAGTGTGGTACACGAGGGCCAGGATGCTGGCTATATCTTTGGGCTCCAGAGCCTGATAGACATTGTCACAGAGATAAGTGAGGAAAGTGGGGAGTGA
- the IP6K2 gene encoding inositol hexakisphosphate kinase 2 isoform X4, which yields MVSSFLDVLIFVRFADEFGASGNIETKEQGVVSVRFEEDEDRNLCLIAYPLKGDHGTMDSVDNSDCEPKSKLLRWTNKKHHVLETEKIPKDWVRQHRKEEKMKSHKLEEEFEWLKKSEVLYYSVEKKGNVSSQLKHYNPWSMKCHQQQLQRMKENAKHRNQYKFILLENLTSRYEVPCVLDLKMGTRQHGDDASEEKAANQIRKCQQSTSAVIGVRVCGMQVRGLQVYQAGSGQLMFMNKYHGRKLSVQGFKEALFQFFHNGRYLRRELLGPVLRKLTELKSVLERQESYRFYSSSLLVIYDGKERPEVALDSDAEDLEDLSEESADESAGAYAYKPIGTSSVDVRMIDFAHTTCRLYGEDSVVHEGQDAGYIFGLQSLIDIVTEISEESGE from the exons ATGGTGTCATcttttctagatgttttgataTTTGTTAGGTTTGCAGATGAGTTTGGGGCCTCTGGCAACATAGAGACTAAGGAACagg GTGTGGTATCTGTGCGCTTTGAAGAAGATGAAGACAGGAACTTGTGTTTAATAGCATATCCATTAAAAGGGGACCACGGAACTATGGACAGTGTAGATAACTCAGACTGTGAACCAAAAAGTAAGCTGCTAAGGTGGACGAACAAAAAACATCATGTCCTAGAAACGGAAAAGATCCCTAAGGACTGGGTGCGGCAGCACCGGAAGGAGGAGAAGATGAAGAG CCATAAGTTAGAAGAAGAATTTGAGTGGCTGAAGAAATCTGAAGTCTTGTACTACAGTGTAGAGAAAAAGGGGAATGTCAGTTCCCAGCTTAAACACTACAACCCTTGGAGCATGAAGTGTCACCAGCAACAGTTACAGAGAATGAAGGAGAATGCAAAACATCGGAACCAGTACA AATTTATCTTACTGGAGAACCTGACTTCCCGTTATGAGGTGCCTTGTGTCCTGGACCTCAAGATGGGTACGCGCCAGCATGGTGACGATGCTTCAGAGGAGAAGGCAGCCAACCAGATCCGCAAATGCCAGCAGAGCACATCTGCAGTCATTGGTGTGCGCGTGTGTGGCATGCAGGTGAGAGGATTGCAG GTGTACCAGGCAGGCAGTGGGCAGCTCATGTTCATGAACAAGTACCACGGACGGAAGCTGTCCGTGCAGGGCTTCAAGGAGGCActtttccagtttttccacaaCGGGCGGTACCTGCGCCGGGAGCTCCTGGGCCCTGTGCTTAGGAAGCTGACTGAACTCAAGTCCGTGTTGGAGCGACAAGAATCCTACCGCTTCTACTCAAGCTCCCTGCTGGTCATTTATGATGGCAAGGAGCGGCCTGAAGTGGCCCTGGACTCAGATGCTGAGGACTTGGAGGACCTGTCAGAGGAGTCAGCCGACGAGTCGGCTGGTGCTTATGCCTACAAGCCCATCGGCACCAGTTCGGTGGACGTGCGCATGATCGATTTCGCACACACCACTTGCAGGCTGTATGGTGAGGACAGTGTGGTACACGAGGGCCAGGATGCTGGCTATATCTTTGGGCTCCAGAGCCTGATAGACATTGTCACAGAGATAAGTGAGGAAAGTGGGGAGTGA
- the NCKIPSD gene encoding NCK-interacting protein with SH3 domain, producing the protein MYRALYAFRSAEPNALAFAAGETFLVLERSSAHWWLAARARSGETGYVPPAYLRRLQGLEQDVLQAIDRAIEAVHNAAMRDGGKYSLEQRGILQKLIHHRKETLSRRGPSAPNLATMTPSTSDHHLDAAAARQPNGVCRAGFERQHSLPSSEYLGADGGLYQIPPQPRRAAPATPPPPVKRRDREALVALGSGGRNAMPSGGSSVSSSSSVGSTSLDTLYTGSSSSEPGPGCSPTPPPVPRRGTHTTVSQAQPPPSKVPNSEPPTEEVAVDTAPAPDELEALGALSLGTTEEKALAETAVPRTIGAELMELVRRNTGLSHELCRVAIGVVVGHIQASVPASSPIMEQVLLSLVEGKDLSTALPSGQVCHDQQRLEVIFADLARRKDDAQQRSWALYEDEGVIRCYLEELLHILTDADPEVCKKMCKRNEFESVLALVAYYQMEHRVSLRLLLLKCFGAMCSLDAAIISTLVSSVLPVELARDMQTDTQDHQKLCYSALILAMVFSMGEAVPYAHYEHLGTPFAQFLLSIVEDGLPLDTTEQLPDLCMNLLLALNLHLPAPDQNFIMAALSKHANVKIFSEKLLLLLNRGDDPVRIFKHEPQPPHSVLKFLQDVFASPATAAIFYHTDMMALIDITVRHIADLSPGDKLRMEYLSLMHAVVRSTPYLQHRHRLPDLQATLRRILTEEEASPQCQMDRMIVQEMCKEFPVLGEAPS; encoded by the exons ATGTACCGCGCGCTGTACGCGTTCCGCTCGGCGGAGCCCAACGCGCTGGCGTTCGCCGCGGGCGAGACCTTCCTGGTTCTGGAGCGCAGCAGCGCGCACTGGTGGCTGGCGGCGCGGGCGCGCAGTGGCGAGACGGGCTACGTGCCGCCCGCCTACCTGCGCCGCCTGCAG GGCCTGGAGCAGGATGTCCTCCAAGCCATTGACAGGGCCATTGAGGCTGTGCACAATGCAGCCATGCGGGATGGTGGCAAGTACAGCCTGGAGCAGCGCGGGATCCTCCA GAAGCTGATCCACCACCGGAAAGAGACCCTGTCCCGCAGAGGCCCCTCAGCCCCCAACCTTGCAACTATGACCCCATCCACCAGTGACCACCACCTGGATGCTGCTGCTGCCAGGCAGCCCAATGGGGTGTGTAGAGCTGGGTTCGAGCGGCAGCACAGCCTGCCCAGTTCTGAGTATCTTGGGGCAGATGGAGGCCTCTACCAG ATCCCACCACAGCCTCGCCGAGCAGCACCCGCCACGCCACCCCCACCCGTGAAGCGCCGAGACCGCGAGGCCCTAGTGGCCTTGGGGAGTG GCGGCCGCAACGCCATGCCCTCTGGGGGCAGTTCtgtgtccagcagctcctctgttGGCAGCACCTCCCTTGACACACTCTATACCGGCTCCAGCTCATCGGAGCCAGGCCCCGGCTGCTCACCCACGCCCCCACCTGTGCCCCGCCGAGGCACGCATACCACTGTGTCCCaagcccagccccctccctccaaggTGCCAAACTCGGAGCCCCCTACAGAGGAGGTAGCGGTTGATACAGCCCCAGCCCCTGATGAGCTGGAAGCCCTGGGTGCGCTGAGCCTGGGGACCACAGAAGAGAAGGCGCTGGCTGAGACTGCTGTGCCCAGGACCATCGGGGCAGAGCTGATGGAGCTCGTGCGGAGGAACACTGGCCTGAGCCACGAGCTGTGCCGAGTGGCCATTGGCGTCGTGGTGGGTCACATCCAGGCCTCCGTGCCGGCCAGCTCACCTATCATGGAGCAGGTCCTCCTCTCACTGGTAGAGGGCAAG GACCTGAGCACTGCCCTGCCCTCAGGGCAGGTCTGCCACGACCAGCAGAGGCTGGAAGTGATCTTTGCAGACCTGGCCCGGCGGAAGGATGACGCCCAGCAGCGCAGCTGGGCCCTGTATGAGGACGAGGGTGTCATCCGCTGCTACCTGGAGGAGCTGCTGCACATTCTG ACGGATGCAGACCCTGAAGTTTGCAAGAAAATGTGCAAGAGGAATGAGTTCGAGTCTGTCCTGGCCTTGGTGGCCTATTACCAAATG GAGCACCGGGTGTCACTGCGGCTGCTGCTCCTCAAGTGCTTCGGCGCCATGTGCAGCCTGGACGCAGCCATCATCTCCACACTAGTGTCATCTGTGCTGCCTGTGGAGCTGGCGCGGGACATGCAGACAGACACGCAGG ACCATCAGAAACTCTGTTACTCCGCCCTCATTCTGGCCATGGTCTTCTCCATGGGGGAGGCAGTGCCCTATGCACACTATG AGCACCTGGGCACACCCTTCGCCCAGTTCCTGCTGAGCATCGTTGAGGACGGGCTGCCCTTGGACACCACTGAGCAACTGCCGGATCTCTGCATGAATCTACTTCTGGCTCTCAATTTGCACCTGCCAG CCCCTGACCAGAACTTCATCATGGCCGCCCTGAGCAAACACGCCAATGTCAAGATCTTCTCCGAGAAGCTACTGTTGCTCCTGAACAGAGGGG ATGACCCCGTGCGCATCTTTAAGCACGAGCCTCAGCCGCCACACTCCGTCCTCAAGTTCCTGCAGGACGTGTTCGCCAGCCCCGCCACAGCTGCCATCTTCTACCACACGGATATGATGGCGCTCATCGACATCACCGTGCGGCACATCGCGGACCTGTCGCCTGGAGATAAG CTTCGCATGGAGTACCTCTCCCTGATGCACGCTGTGGTCCGCTCCACACCCTACCTACAGCACCGCCACCGGCTCCCCGACCTGCAGGCCACACTGCGACGCATCCTAACCGAGGAGGAAGCCTCGCCCCAGTGCCAGATGGACCGCATGATTGTCCAAGAGATGTGCAAGGAATTCCCGGTGCTGGGCGAGGCCCCCAGCTAG